One part of the Streptomyces ferrugineus genome encodes these proteins:
- a CDS encoding TetR/AcrR family transcriptional regulator: protein MPRYVDPEERVRDIVGASLQALSEGGLAELTLRKIAQRMGGSITLITHYFANREVLLNAVLEYVLADVDAILEELEQIADPRERLRVALGWFLPDTEEALRQERARVALLTHQGAEPVIRRHLQRMEPAMRAVLVRAVEDLVPADELDGTVDMVRVWVSGIALSVVEHPEIWTPERQHAALKRFLTVLSFAELPAR from the coding sequence GTGCCGCGGTATGTGGATCCGGAGGAGCGTGTTCGTGACATCGTCGGGGCCTCCTTGCAGGCGTTGAGCGAGGGAGGACTCGCCGAGCTGACGCTGCGGAAGATCGCGCAGCGCATGGGCGGGTCGATCACGCTGATCACGCATTACTTCGCCAACCGTGAGGTCCTGCTCAACGCCGTACTGGAGTATGTGCTGGCCGACGTGGACGCCATCCTCGAGGAACTGGAGCAGATCGCCGATCCCCGTGAACGGCTGCGGGTCGCGCTGGGGTGGTTCCTGCCGGACACCGAGGAGGCGCTGAGGCAGGAGCGAGCGCGGGTGGCGTTGCTGACGCACCAGGGTGCGGAGCCCGTCATCCGGCGCCATCTGCAGCGCATGGAGCCGGCGATGCGAGCGGTCCTGGTGCGGGCCGTGGAGGACCTGGTCCCGGCCGACGAACTGGACGGCACGGTCGACATGGTGCGGGTCTGGGTGTCCGGCATTGCCCTGTCCGTGGTGGAGCATCCGGAGATCTGGACGCCCGAACGCCAGCACGCCGCGCTGAAGCGGTTCCTCACCGTGCTGTCGTTCGCGGAACTCCCGGCCCGCTGA
- a CDS encoding CocE/NonD family hydrolase — translation MSFTIVETMTSEPPSEHAREHMVAMRDGVELATDVYLPDGATAHSAILVRTCYDKSSRYTALTFEAEYYRSRGFAFVTQDVRGKFRSGGETLPYAHDVADGYDTVEWIIRQPWSNGRVGVTGQSYYGFTTWAAVASGHPAIRAAVPMVTGIDMGAGHVGAQWSQQVPYLAGLNDLLQIWTDHHGYLAEINWGADSVENIVAAARARIGECRAASRMLERSVDQGWYNPYGDRHPYHTTAIPILHWQNWYDPGLAPLGLRDWRHFRSLAGERDLHFLRVGSADHSGYLLEDVGAGDARNPYLSESALAEKIETECGEVADFFDEHLNGVRPSTPRPRARWHVGHVGWQSSPEYPPPSEPLTFHLSAGGTDVHALNRDPDADTTSLTWTHDPDHPVPSSTDIEAIWYLLAAYPDERDLAERPDVLTFRTEPLTEHLDFAGQPVLTGHVSFSAPSTHVFAKLQDVHPDGTTRPISWGRAVLSARAGDALTLALDDNAYRLRRGHRLQLQIQSSDFPHSVVHPGSDANPWLTTQRTPSTHSLGVGGIAGARLVLPTITVTEDPDEEHQ, via the coding sequence ATGAGCTTCACCATCGTCGAGACCATGACGTCCGAGCCGCCGTCCGAACACGCCCGGGAACACATGGTCGCCATGCGCGACGGAGTCGAACTCGCCACGGACGTCTACCTGCCCGACGGCGCCACCGCCCACTCCGCCATCCTCGTGCGGACCTGCTACGACAAGTCCAGCCGCTACACCGCCCTGACCTTCGAGGCCGAGTACTACCGCTCCCGCGGCTTCGCGTTCGTCACCCAGGACGTGCGGGGCAAGTTCCGCTCCGGCGGCGAGACACTCCCCTACGCCCACGACGTCGCCGACGGCTACGACACGGTCGAGTGGATCATCCGGCAGCCCTGGTCCAACGGCCGCGTCGGTGTGACCGGCCAGTCGTACTACGGCTTCACGACCTGGGCCGCCGTGGCGAGCGGGCACCCCGCCATCCGGGCGGCCGTCCCGATGGTGACGGGCATCGACATGGGCGCCGGGCACGTGGGAGCACAGTGGAGCCAGCAGGTCCCCTACCTCGCAGGGCTCAACGACCTCCTGCAGATCTGGACCGACCACCACGGTTATCTCGCCGAGATCAACTGGGGCGCGGACTCCGTGGAGAACATCGTCGCCGCGGCCCGCGCGCGGATCGGCGAGTGCCGGGCAGCCTCTCGGATGCTGGAGCGTTCGGTGGACCAGGGCTGGTACAACCCGTACGGCGACCGGCATCCGTACCACACCACGGCCATCCCGATCCTGCACTGGCAGAACTGGTACGACCCCGGCCTCGCCCCTCTCGGACTGCGCGACTGGCGGCACTTCCGCTCCCTGGCCGGCGAGCGCGACCTGCACTTCCTGCGCGTCGGATCGGCCGACCACTCGGGTTATCTGCTCGAGGACGTGGGCGCCGGGGACGCACGCAACCCGTACCTCAGTGAGAGCGCGCTCGCCGAGAAGATCGAGACCGAGTGCGGCGAGGTGGCGGACTTCTTCGACGAGCATCTCAACGGGGTACGGCCGTCGACGCCCCGCCCGCGCGCCCGCTGGCACGTCGGGCACGTCGGCTGGCAGTCCTCACCGGAGTACCCGCCGCCGAGCGAACCGCTCACCTTCCACCTCTCCGCCGGCGGCACGGACGTACACGCCCTGAACCGCGACCCGGACGCGGACACGACGTCACTGACCTGGACGCATGACCCGGACCACCCCGTCCCGTCGAGCACCGACATCGAGGCGATCTGGTACCTCCTCGCGGCCTACCCCGACGAACGCGACCTCGCGGAACGGCCCGACGTACTGACCTTCCGGACCGAGCCGCTCACCGAGCACCTCGACTTCGCCGGGCAACCGGTCCTGACGGGGCACGTCTCGTTCTCGGCCCCGTCCACACATGTCTTCGCGAAGCTGCAGGACGTGCACCCCGACGGCACGACCCGCCCGATCTCATGGGGTCGCGCCGTCCTGTCCGCGCGGGCGGGGGACGCCCTGACCCTGGCCCTGGACGACAACGCCTACCGGCTCCGCCGTGGCCACCGCCTCCAGCTGCAGATCCAGTCGAGCGACTTCCCTCACTCCGTCGTCCACCCGGGCTCGGACGCCAACCCGTGGCTCACGACGCAGAGAACCCCGAGCACGCACAGCCTCGGCGTCGGGGGCATCGCCGGTGCCCGGCTCGTCCTGCCCACCATCACCGTCACAGAGGATCCGGATGAAGAGCATCAGTAG
- a CDS encoding GH35 family beta-galactosidase, with amino-acid sequence MDNPLKDHRIDTTTGQLVVNGEPYLIRGIELHNSTSSSAEYLQPLWERIADAGVNTVLAPVSWELVEPHEGQFDFTLVDAMLSGAREHRLKLVLLWFGSWKNGSSSYTPAWVKLNPSRFPLQTDETGTPLDNLSPFSAANREADATAFAAFMEHLARVDSHDKTVIMVQVENEVGLLGASRSHGADAAAAWEASVPAPLVDALRAGAFPHVRTPDTPSTPTWDSLTGDADRTAELFMAWHYAAHVQHVAAAGQERYDIPLFVNAWLDSIVPAEFRSEDAAFAGGQTPGVFPSGGPLPHVSAAWKLAAPSIAFLAPDVYFGDFEVPLKGYADTNTTLFVPEMRADSHGVSHSFLAIGKYGAIGVSPFGFDSLNDDDTLDLRRTYAQLAALEKDILTAQTQDRVRGFRVSDREEETLTLGPYEFVVKASTARSDGETVGYGLLLQSDEHTFIAAGHNFTVAPRTRGGQPVGLLQADELVIRNGALIPRRRLNGDETSAGTRIRIAGNPARIHGGFIFATQTLPGLVRFSLYYRAKSHEAVERIGRRSMAADRG; translated from the coding sequence TTGGACAACCCCTTGAAGGACCACCGCATCGACACCACCACGGGCCAACTGGTCGTCAACGGCGAGCCCTACCTGATTCGCGGTATCGAGCTCCACAACTCCACATCGTCCAGCGCGGAGTACCTCCAGCCGCTGTGGGAGCGAATCGCCGACGCCGGAGTGAACACCGTGCTCGCCCCGGTGAGCTGGGAACTCGTAGAGCCGCACGAAGGACAGTTCGACTTCACCCTGGTCGACGCCATGCTCTCCGGCGCCCGCGAACACCGGCTCAAGCTGGTGCTCCTCTGGTTCGGGAGCTGGAAGAACGGCTCCTCGAGCTACACACCTGCCTGGGTCAAGCTCAACCCGTCCCGGTTCCCGCTGCAGACCGACGAGACCGGCACCCCGCTGGACAACCTCAGCCCGTTCTCCGCGGCCAACCGCGAAGCCGACGCCACCGCGTTCGCCGCCTTCATGGAACACCTCGCCCGCGTCGACAGCCACGACAAAACCGTGATCATGGTGCAGGTGGAGAACGAGGTCGGCCTTCTCGGCGCCTCACGCTCCCACGGGGCAGACGCGGCCGCCGCCTGGGAGGCTTCCGTACCGGCCCCCCTTGTGGACGCCCTGCGCGCCGGAGCCTTCCCGCACGTCCGCACCCCCGACACACCGTCCACCCCGACATGGGACAGCCTGACGGGCGACGCCGACCGCACGGCCGAGCTGTTCATGGCCTGGCACTACGCGGCCCATGTCCAGCACGTTGCCGCCGCGGGCCAGGAGCGCTACGACATTCCGCTGTTCGTCAACGCGTGGCTGGACTCGATCGTGCCAGCCGAGTTCCGGTCCGAGGACGCTGCCTTCGCCGGCGGCCAGACACCGGGCGTGTTCCCCAGCGGGGGACCGCTGCCGCACGTCAGCGCGGCCTGGAAGCTGGCCGCCCCCTCGATCGCCTTCCTCGCGCCGGACGTGTACTTCGGCGACTTCGAAGTCCCTCTCAAGGGCTACGCCGATACCAACACCACCTTGTTCGTGCCCGAGATGCGTGCCGACAGCCACGGCGTCTCGCACAGCTTCCTCGCCATCGGAAAGTACGGTGCCATCGGAGTCTCACCGTTCGGCTTCGACTCCCTCAACGACGACGACACCCTCGACCTGCGCCGCACCTACGCTCAACTCGCGGCACTCGAGAAGGACATCCTCACCGCCCAGACCCAGGACCGCGTGCGCGGCTTCCGAGTGTCGGATCGCGAGGAGGAGACGCTCACCCTCGGCCCGTATGAGTTCGTGGTCAAAGCCAGCACGGCACGAAGCGACGGCGAGACCGTCGGCTACGGGCTCCTGCTGCAGAGCGACGAGCACACGTTCATCGCGGCCGGCCACAACTTCACGGTGGCGCCTCGCACGCGGGGTGGCCAACCGGTCGGCCTCCTGCAGGCGGACGAACTCGTGATCAGGAACGGCGCACTCATCCCGCGAAGGAGACTCAACGGCGACGAGACCTCCGCCGGAACCCGGATCAGGATCGCGGGCAACCCAGCCCGGATACACGGCGGCTTCATATTCGCCACCCAGACCCTGCCCGGTCTGGTGCGCTTCTCGCTCTATTACCGTGCGAAGAGTCACGAAGCTGTCGAACGTATCGGCCGGCGCTCCATGGCGGCGGACCGCGGCTGA